TTTAGGGTTTACAAGATGATGTCGAACGTTATTATGGTTTGTTATTTAGCTTTATTCTTATCCGCTATTTTAACCATAATCCGCTTAATTCTAGGCCCCTCAACTCTTGACCGTGTTTTAGCTTTCGATGCCATCGCTTTATGCGCAGCCGGAATGACCATATTATTTTCACTTGAAACTTATTCTATTTATTTTCTTGAAGTATTGCTAATTTTCAGCCTATTGGGATTTACATCTGTTTTAGGCTATTTGGATTATCTTGGCAGCCTGGATAAAAGGAAAGAACCTGAGCAAAAGGATACCTATGATCTTGAATGAATTACTAGTCGCATTTTTCTTGCTATCGGGCGTTTTTTTTATTTTGATTGCCAATTTGGGAATTTTAATTATGCCGGATGTTATCTGCCGGGCCCATGCCCTTTCCAAAGCAGTAACTTTAGGCTTTATACTTATGCTGATCGGTTTATGGATTCATCTAGGCACTGAAGCTGTTAACCTTAAGGTTTTACTGACCATCTTGTTTCAATTTATAACAATACCCCTCTCCAGCCATTTATTCATTTACTACGTCGCATACAAGTTAAAAAAACTAAATAAATCCTAAAAAAAGACGATGTCCAATTGATTCCTAGCATCATTTCGATACTTAAGTTAAAAAGAAATACGATTGTCAGGTTTTCTGAGAAAAATTGCTGGTTTGCCAATTGCTTTGATTTACTTGTTTTGATACCAATAAGGTAAAAAAGGAAAAAGATAAATGGATGATGAACATTTAGGGATCGTAGCATCTAAAAATGCTGAAGACAGATATTTAAACTTTCTTCAGTCTATAATTCGCTGGTCACTTCGTGTCTTGGCCCTTTTGATGGCACTCGTTGTCGTGCTTGGCGTCGCAGATGTATGTTGGATTCTCTATCAAAAATTGTGGGAAGAGCCAGCATTTCTCCTCAACATCAGTGATATGTTCAGCGTTTTTGGGGCCTTTCTTGCCGTCCTTATCGCAATAGAAATTTATGTGAATATTGTCCTCTATCTTAAGGAAAATACCATTCATGTCAGATTGGTTGTTGCAACAGCTTTAATGGCAATTTCTAGAAAGATTATCGTATTCGATTACGCTTACACAACCCCAATGTTTGTGCTAGCCTCTGCTTTTACAGTCTTCGCATTAGGGATCACCTATTATCTTTTGCTTTTACAACTAAAGCCAAAAGAGAAAGAAAAATTGATAGACGAGCCTTAAGGTGTATTAGCTACGTCCGCATTTTTTGAAGAAGTCATCTATCTTGGCTAATATTTAATTAAGCCTGTCTTATGCAATTGTGGTTTTCTTAAGTTTTTTCAAAACTTGCTTAGGCTCTTGTAGCCTTGGAGTTTTCTACTTGCTACGGAAATTAGACATCATTTCTCTTGGGTGTGTTGCAAATTCCGGCCAACATTCCACCATCGATTGACAATTCGATGCCGGTGATATATTTTGATTCGTCAGAGGCTAAAAAAAGAACGGCATTAGCCACATCAATCGGCATGCCGACTTTTTGCATTGGAATGTCTTTTGCAATTTCAGCCATTCTGACTTCTCTTTCCGGACCACTGCCAAGCATGGGCTCCCACATAGGTGTAAGAATGACAGCAGGATGTACTGAATTGCAACGGATGTTGTAGCCTTGCTGACAACAATAGAGAGCTACCGTTTTTGTGTGATTTCTAACCGCTGCCTTACTCGAAGCATAAGCTGCAGCTTCAGGAATGCCAATCAGTCCGGATCGCGAAGATATATTAATAATGGATCCCTTCTCAGTATTTTTTATGACTTGGATTCCATATTTACAACCAAGAAAAATACCATCCATATTTACCGCATGCACTTTCCTCCAACTATCTAAAGAGGCATTTTC
Above is a genomic segment from Criblamydia sequanensis CRIB-18 containing:
- a CDS encoding monovalent cation/H+ antiporter complex subunit F, with the translated sequence MMSNVIMVCYLALFLSAILTIIRLILGPSTLDRVLAFDAIALCAAGMTILFSLETYSIYFLEVLLIFSLLGFTSVLGYLDYLGSLDKRKEPEQKDTYDLE
- a CDS encoding cation:proton antiporter; translated protein: MNELLVAFFLLSGVFFILIANLGILIMPDVICRAHALSKAVTLGFILMLIGLWIHLGTEAVNLKVLLTILFQFITIPLSSHLFIYYVAYKLKKLNKS
- a CDS encoding phosphate-starvation-inducible PsiE family protein, giving the protein MDDEHLGIVASKNAEDRYLNFLQSIIRWSLRVLALLMALVVVLGVADVCWILYQKLWEEPAFLLNISDMFSVFGAFLAVLIAIEIYVNIVLYLKENTIHVRLVVATALMAISRKIIVFDYAYTTPMFVLASAFTVFALGITYYLLLLQLKPKEKEKLIDEP
- a CDS encoding glucose 1-dehydrogenase; the protein is MFQERLKDQVALITGATQGIGAEIATAFSREGATVVITDVNDSKGVSFAKEIGKNCLYLHLDVKEESEWQQVMATVVEKFGKLNILVNNAGITGFQEGFGPQDPENASLDSWRKVHAVNMDGIFLGCKYGIQVIKNTEKGSIINISSRSGLIGIPEAAAYASSKAAVRNHTKTVALYCCQQGYNIRCNSVHPAVILTPMWEPMLGSGPEREVRMAEIAKDIPMQKVGMPIDVANAVLFLASDESKYITGIELSIDGGMLAGICNTPKRNDV